GTAGGGGCCGCCGATCAGGTCGATGCAGTACGGCACGGCGGCGAAGATGCCGCTGGCGGCCTCGTGGCCGGCGAGCGTCTCGGCGATCGCCTTGGGCTGGCCGGGCAGGTTGATGATCAGCGCCTGGCCGCGGATCACCGCGACCTGCCGCGACAGGATCGCGGTCGGGACGAAGCGCAGCGAGATCTGCCGCATCTGTTCGCCGAAGCCCGGCATCACGCGGTCGGCGACGTCCATGGTCGCCTCGGGCGTGACGTCGCGGATCGCGGGGCCGGTGCCGCCGGTGGTCAGCACGAGGTCGCACCGCGTCTCGTCGACGAGCTCGCGCAAGGTCCTCGCGATGAGCTCGCGCTCATCGGGGATCAGCCGCGGCTGGAACTCGATCGGATTGATCAGCGCCGAGCGCAGCCAGTCCTGCAGCGCGGGCAGGCCCTTGTCCTCGTAGACGCCGCTGGAGGCGCGGTCGCTGATCGACACGATGCCGATGCGCACCGGTTCCGGAGGAGGCGCGGAAGACAAGGACGCGGACTCACTCATCGTCGTCCTCGGCGCCGTCCGCGTCATCGTCGGCGGACGTCTGGCCCTTGGCCGCGAGCACGTGGCTCTTCACGAGCTGGAACAGCTCGCGCCAGGCGCGGCCGTTGCGCTGCTCGGGCGCCTGGGCGCGGTCCTTGCGGGCGGCGCGGATCAGGCTGCGCAGCTGCTGCGTGTCGACCTCGTCGAAGGCGTCGAGGAAGCCCTGCAGCGCGTTGTCGTCCTCGACGAGGCGCACGCGCCAGCGCTCGGCCTGGTGCAGTTCGAGCGAGTCCTGCGCGCGGCCGAGCTTGAACTCGGCGACGGCTTCGCGGATCGGTTCGGGATCGACCTGGCGCATCAGCTTGCCGATCAGCTGCAGATGGCGCTTCTTGCCGCTGCGGGCGGTGCCGGCGACGATGCGGCGGCCTTCCTTGATCGCGTCGAGCAGCGACTCGGGCAGGTCGAGCGCGGCCACGCGCTTCTCGGGCAGCGTGAGCAGCTCCTCGCCCAGCGCCTGCAGCGCATCCATGTCGCGCTTGAGCTGGCTCTTGCTGGGGCGGTCGTCTTCGAAGTCGTCGAAGTCCGCGCGGTCGTCTTGGTCGTCGTGGTCGGCGTTCATGAGAGGGGAAAAGCGAGAAGCCCCGACCGGGAGGGCGGGGCACAGCGCCCGTATGATAGTCGCCACCCCGCCGCGGCCTCGGATTCCCCCAGGCCGCGCTGCTTTCAAAGAGACCGCATTCATGAGTCAAGCCGAGCAAGGATTCGCCTACAGCCAGGACCACTTCCGCCAGTTGATCGAGGACGTCCTGGCCGAGGCCAAACGCCAGGGCGCCACCGACGCCGGCGCGGAAGTGTCCGAGGGCAGCGGCATGTCCGTGTCGGTGCGGCGCGGCCAGCTGGAGAACGTGGAGCGCAACCGCGACAAGTCGCTGGGCATCTCGGTCTACCTGGGCCAGCGCAGAGGCAACGCGAGCACGTCGGATTTCTCGCCGCAGGCGCTGAAGGACACGGTCCGTGCGGCCTACGACATCGCCCGCTTCACGGCCGAGGATGAGTTCGCCGGCCTGCCGGACGAGCAGGACCTGTCGCTCGACGAGGCGGCGCGGCCGTCGTTGGACCTGTTCCACCCGTGGGCGGTCACCGCCGAGCAGGCCGCCGAACTGGCGCTGCGCTGCGAGGACGCGGCGCTGAAGACGGACGCGCGCATCACCAACTCGGAAGGCGCGGCGGTCTCTGCGCAGCAGTCGCACTTCTATTCGGGCAACTCGCGCGGCTTCCGCGGCGGGTATTCGAGCTCGCGGCATTCGCTGTCGGTGGCTCCGATCGCAGGACGCGGCGCCGGCATGGAGCGCGACGCCTGGTACAGCTCGATGCGCGATGCGGCCGACCTGTCCTCCGCTGAAACGATCGGCCGCTACGCCGCCGAGCGCGCGCTGGCACGGCTCAAGGGCCGCAAGGTCAAGACGGCCAGCGTGCCGGTGCTGTTCGAGGCCCCGGTCGCGGCCGGCCTGCTGGGCGCGCTCGTGCAGGCCACCAGCGGCGGCGCGCTGTATCGCCGCGCCACCTTCCTGCTGGACAGCCTGGACCAGCAGATCCTCTCGCCGCACGTCGAGGTGGTCGAGGATCCGCACATCATCAAGGGCAAGGGCAGCTCGCCCTTCGACGACGAAGGCGTGGTCACCAAGGCCCGCACCGTGGTCGACGCGGGCGTGCTGAAGGGCTACTTCCTGTCGACCTATTCGGCGCGCAAGCTGGGCCTGCGCACGACGGGCCACGCGGGCGGCTCGCACAACCTGACGATGCGCAGCAAGGCGACGGCACCCGGCGACGATCTGCCGACGATGCTGCGCCGCCTCGGCACCGGCCTGTTCGTGACCGAGCTGATGGGGCAGGGCGTCAACTACGTGACCGGCGACTACTCGCGCGGCGCGAGCGGCTACTGGGTCGAGAACGGCGTCATCGCCTTCCCGGTCAACGAGATCACGATCGCGGGCAACGTCAAGGAGATGTTCAAGCAGATCGTGGGCATCGGCGCCGACACGTACACGCTGGGCAGCAAGACGGTGGGATCCATCCTGCTGGAGAACATGAAGCTCGCAGGCGCGTGATCGCCGACTGATCCCGACCGATCTCCGATGAAGCGGCGCCTTGGGCGCCGCTTCGCTTTTGGGGAGCTCTCCGGGGTTGTCAGGTTGACGCCAGCCGTGCGGTGGTTAATCCTCTTTTCGCTCAGAGGCGCCCGTGACGGGGCGCCCATACCAACGAAAAAGGAGACTTCATGGAGCGTCGTTCGTTCGTCAAGAATGCCGGCCTGGCCGGCGTGCTGGCCGCGGGTGCGGCACCGGCCATCGTGCATGCGCAGGCCAACATCCGGTGGCGGATGGCGTCGAGCTTCCCCAAGCAGCTCGACACGATCTACGGCGGCGGCGAGGTCTTCGCCAAGAAGGTCAGCGAGCTCAGCGGCGGCAAGTTCCAGATCAGCGTGCACGCGGGCGGCGAGCTGATGCCGGCCTTCGGCGTGGTCGACGGCGTGCAGAACGCGACGGTCGAGATCGCGCACACGGTGCCGTACTACTTCTTCGGCAAGGACGAGACCTTCGCGATCGGCGCGTCCATCCCGTTCGGACTGAACTCGCGGCAGATGACGGCGTGGACGTTCCACGGCAACGGCCTGAAGCTGATGCGCGAGTTCTACCGGAACTACAACATCATCAACTTCCCCGGCGGCAACACCGGCGCGCAGATGGCGGGCTGGTACCGCAAGGAGATCAAGTCGGCGGCGGACTTCAAGGGCTTGAAGTTCCGCATCGGCGGTTTCGCGGGCCGGGTGATCGAGCGCATGGGCGGCGTGCCGCAGAACCTGCCGGGCGGCGAGCTCTATTCGGCGCTGGAGAAGGGCACGATCGACGCGGCGGAATGGGTCGGCCCGTACGACGACCTGAAGCTGGGCTTCAACAAGGTCGCGCCGTTCTACTACTACCCCGGCTGGTGGGAGGGCGGCCCGCAGGTCGACTTCTTCATCAACACCAAGGCCTATGAAGGGCTGTCGCCGGAGTACAAGGCGATCGTCGAGGCGGCGTCCGCGTACGTGCACGTGGACATGCAGGCCAAGTACGACGTGCTGAACCCGCAGGCGCTCAAGCAACTGGTCGCGGCCAAGACCAAGCTGATGCGCTTCCCGAAGGACACCATGGACCTGGCGTTCAAGGAGTCGATGGCGCTGTACGCGGAGCTGTCGGCGAAGAACCCGAACTGGAAGAAGGTCTACGAGGATTACGCCAACTTCCGGCGTGACCAAAACCTGTGGTTCCGCTTCGCGGAAGCGGGCTTCGACGACTACATGCAGTCGCAGCGGTTCTGATCGAGACCGACATCCGCACTGACATCTGCACCAGGTTCCGCTGACCGCGGGCCGCGCTTCGACAGG
This genomic stretch from Mitsuaria sp. 7 harbors:
- the mog gene encoding molybdopterin adenylyltransferase; amino-acid sequence: MSESASLSSAPPPEPVRIGIVSISDRASSGVYEDKGLPALQDWLRSALINPIEFQPRLIPDERELIARTLRELVDETRCDLVLTTGGTGPAIRDVTPEATMDVADRVMPGFGEQMRQISLRFVPTAILSRQVAVIRGQALIINLPGQPKAIAETLAGHEAASGIFAAVPYCIDLIGGPYLETRDAICAAFRPKTAQRPPRQG
- the pmbA gene encoding metalloprotease PmbA, giving the protein MSQAEQGFAYSQDHFRQLIEDVLAEAKRQGATDAGAEVSEGSGMSVSVRRGQLENVERNRDKSLGISVYLGQRRGNASTSDFSPQALKDTVRAAYDIARFTAEDEFAGLPDEQDLSLDEAARPSLDLFHPWAVTAEQAAELALRCEDAALKTDARITNSEGAAVSAQQSHFYSGNSRGFRGGYSSSRHSLSVAPIAGRGAGMERDAWYSSMRDAADLSSAETIGRYAAERALARLKGRKVKTASVPVLFEAPVAAGLLGALVQATSGGALYRRATFLLDSLDQQILSPHVEVVEDPHIIKGKGSSPFDDEGVVTKARTVVDAGVLKGYFLSTYSARKLGLRTTGHAGGSHNLTMRSKATAPGDDLPTMLRRLGTGLFVTELMGQGVNYVTGDYSRGASGYWVENGVIAFPVNEITIAGNVKEMFKQIVGIGADTYTLGSKTVGSILLENMKLAGA
- a CDS encoding TRAP transporter substrate-binding protein, translating into MERRSFVKNAGLAGVLAAGAAPAIVHAQANIRWRMASSFPKQLDTIYGGGEVFAKKVSELSGGKFQISVHAGGELMPAFGVVDGVQNATVEIAHTVPYYFFGKDETFAIGASIPFGLNSRQMTAWTFHGNGLKLMREFYRNYNIINFPGGNTGAQMAGWYRKEIKSAADFKGLKFRIGGFAGRVIERMGGVPQNLPGGELYSALEKGTIDAAEWVGPYDDLKLGFNKVAPFYYYPGWWEGGPQVDFFINTKAYEGLSPEYKAIVEAASAYVHVDMQAKYDVLNPQALKQLVAAKTKLMRFPKDTMDLAFKESMALYAELSAKNPNWKKVYEDYANFRRDQNLWFRFAEAGFDDYMQSQRF
- the yjgA gene encoding ribosome biogenesis factor YjgA, producing MNADHDDQDDRADFDDFEDDRPSKSQLKRDMDALQALGEELLTLPEKRVAALDLPESLLDAIKEGRRIVAGTARSGKKRHLQLIGKLMRQVDPEPIREAVAEFKLGRAQDSLELHQAERWRVRLVEDDNALQGFLDAFDEVDTQQLRSLIRAARKDRAQAPEQRNGRAWRELFQLVKSHVLAAKGQTSADDDADGAEDDDE